From Herbiconiux flava, one genomic window encodes:
- a CDS encoding L-fuconate dehydratase: protein MTIITGVDVYDVRFPTSLSQDGSDAMNKDGDYSAAYVVLRTDGDLRGHGFTFTIGRGNDLCVEASRQRALPLIGRDVDEMVGDLGATYRSLKSDSQLRWLGPEKGVEHLAMAAVMNAVWDLAARKAGKPLWRMLAEMSPEELVDVADLQYLSDALTRDEALEMLRELEPTRGQRIAELEQRGGYPCYTTSAGWLGYSDDKLRRLLQESVDEGYRHLKLKVGANLEDDIRRLGIAREVIGWDANLMIDANQVWDVPEAIEWVNRLAEFKPLWIEEPTSPDDVLGHAAVRRAVAPIGVATGEHGMNRVLFKQMFQAEAIDFCQLDSARLASINEILAVYLMAKKFGVPVCPHAGGVGLCELVQHLSIFDYVAVSGSLEGRVTEYVDHLHEHFTDPCIVVDGNYVLPGLPGYSAEMYEESVAEYSFPDGGYWSRALAPATAETAETAETVSVEAVL from the coding sequence ATGACGATCATCACCGGCGTGGACGTCTACGACGTCCGCTTCCCCACCTCCCTCAGCCAGGACGGCTCCGACGCCATGAACAAGGACGGCGACTACTCCGCCGCCTACGTCGTGCTCCGCACCGACGGCGATCTCCGCGGCCACGGCTTCACCTTCACCATCGGCCGCGGCAACGACCTCTGCGTCGAGGCCTCGCGTCAGCGCGCCCTGCCGCTGATCGGCCGGGACGTCGACGAGATGGTGGGGGACCTCGGTGCCACCTACCGCTCGCTGAAGTCCGACTCGCAGCTGCGCTGGCTCGGCCCGGAGAAGGGTGTCGAACACCTCGCCATGGCGGCCGTGATGAACGCCGTCTGGGACCTCGCCGCCCGCAAGGCCGGCAAGCCCCTGTGGCGGATGCTCGCCGAGATGAGCCCCGAGGAGCTCGTCGACGTGGCCGACCTGCAGTACCTCTCGGATGCGCTGACCCGCGACGAGGCGCTCGAGATGCTGCGCGAGCTGGAGCCGACCCGCGGACAGCGGATCGCCGAGCTCGAGCAGCGCGGCGGCTACCCCTGCTACACCACCAGCGCCGGCTGGCTGGGCTACAGCGACGACAAGCTGCGCCGCCTGCTGCAGGAGTCGGTCGACGAGGGCTACCGGCACCTGAAGCTCAAGGTCGGCGCGAACCTCGAGGACGACATCCGCCGCCTCGGCATCGCCCGCGAGGTGATCGGCTGGGATGCGAACCTGATGATCGACGCGAACCAGGTCTGGGACGTGCCGGAGGCGATCGAGTGGGTGAACCGCCTCGCCGAGTTCAAGCCGCTGTGGATCGAGGAGCCCACGAGCCCCGACGACGTGCTCGGCCACGCCGCCGTGCGCCGAGCGGTCGCGCCGATCGGTGTCGCCACCGGCGAGCACGGCATGAACCGGGTGCTGTTCAAGCAGATGTTCCAGGCCGAGGCGATCGACTTCTGCCAGCTCGACTCGGCCCGGCTGGCGTCGATCAACGAGATCCTCGCCGTGTACCTGATGGCCAAGAAGTTCGGCGTGCCGGTCTGCCCGCACGCCGGCGGCGTCGGGCTCTGCGAGCTCGTGCAGCACCTCTCGATCTTCGACTACGTGGCCGTCTCGGGATCGCTCGAGGGCCGGGTGACCGAGTACGTCGATCACCTGCACGAGCACTTCACCGATCCCTGCATCGTCGTCGACGGGAACTACGTGCTCCCGGGCCTCCCGGGGTACTCTGCGGAGATGTACGAAGAGTCCGTGGCGGAGTACTCCTTCCCCGACGGCGGCTACTGGAGCCGCGCGCTGGCTCCCGCGACCGCCGAGACCGCCGAGACCGCCGAGACCGTCTCCGTGGAGGCCGTTCTGTGA
- a CDS encoding aldo/keto reductase has product MKTRSLRTGLALTELGLGTAQFGNLFKETTDEEAAGAYDAGFAGGVRYFDTAPHYGLGLSERRLGAALAATGTRDEIVLSSKVGKLLVDSPETADRLDDEGFVVPAATRRVWDYSRDGILRSVEASLARLGTDRLDIAYLHDPDDHWEAASTTGVDTLVELREQGVVGAIGAGMNQSAMLAEFVRRTDVDVVMAAGRLTLLDQGASDELLPLAVARGVGVVAAAPFNSGLLSSDRVPEAATFDYAQAPAELLQKARDIAEVCARYGVSLPAAALQYPLGFPGVVSVVAGVRTAAQAASTAERFAVTIPDELWNELDEAGLAPRPPASPTTPTPTKDSTR; this is encoded by the coding sequence GTGAAGACCCGCTCCCTCCGCACCGGTCTCGCGCTGACCGAGCTCGGCCTCGGCACCGCCCAGTTCGGCAACCTGTTCAAGGAGACCACCGACGAGGAGGCCGCGGGCGCGTACGACGCCGGCTTCGCCGGCGGCGTGCGCTACTTCGACACCGCGCCGCACTACGGCCTCGGGCTCTCCGAGCGGCGGCTCGGGGCGGCGCTCGCCGCCACCGGCACGCGCGACGAGATCGTGCTCTCCTCCAAGGTCGGCAAGCTGCTCGTCGACAGCCCCGAGACCGCCGACCGGCTGGACGACGAGGGCTTCGTGGTGCCGGCCGCCACCCGCCGGGTCTGGGACTACAGCCGTGACGGCATCCTGCGCTCGGTCGAGGCGAGCCTCGCCCGGCTCGGCACCGACCGGCTCGACATCGCGTACCTGCACGACCCCGACGACCACTGGGAGGCCGCGTCGACCACCGGCGTCGACACCCTCGTCGAGCTGCGCGAGCAGGGCGTCGTCGGAGCCATCGGCGCCGGCATGAACCAGTCGGCGATGCTCGCCGAGTTCGTGCGCCGCACCGACGTCGACGTCGTGATGGCCGCCGGCCGGCTGACGCTGCTCGACCAGGGCGCCTCCGACGAGCTGCTGCCGCTCGCGGTCGCCCGCGGCGTCGGCGTCGTGGCGGCGGCGCCGTTCAACTCGGGGCTGCTCAGCAGCGACCGGGTTCCGGAGGCCGCGACCTTCGACTACGCGCAGGCCCCCGCCGAGCTGCTGCAGAAGGCCCGTGACATCGCCGAGGTCTGCGCACGGTACGGCGTCTCCCTCCCGGCCGCTGCGCTGCAGTACCCGCTCGGCTTCCCCGGTGTCGTCAGCGTCGTCGCCGGCGTGCGCACGGCGGCCCAGGCCGCCTCGACCGCCGAGCGCTTCGCCGTCACCATCCCCGACGAGCTCTGGAACGAGCTCGACGAGGCGGGGCTCGCCCCGCGACCGCCCGCATCACCGACCACCCCTACTCCGACGAAGGACAGCACGCGATGA
- a CDS encoding fumarylacetoacetate hydrolase family protein codes for MRFSRIGAPGHETPAVEIDGIHYDLSTVTRDIDGAFLTGGLEAAAAAVTAGSLPELPAGGRVGAPLAAPGKIVCIGLNYRDHADETGAAYPAEPVVFMKDPSTIVGPFDEVLIPRGSTKTDWEVELGVVIGETARYLDSPADARRHIAGYVLSHDVSEREFQLERGGQWDKGKSCETFNPLGPVLVTADEVDDPQNLGLRLWVDGVQRQNGSTANMIFGIDHVIWYLSQFMVLRPGDLINTGTPAGVALGIPGNPYLRAGSTVALEIDGLGRAEQTLVQA; via the coding sequence ATGAGATTCAGCCGTATCGGCGCCCCCGGACACGAGACCCCCGCGGTCGAGATCGACGGGATCCACTACGACCTCTCGACGGTCACCCGTGACATCGACGGGGCCTTCCTCACCGGAGGGCTCGAGGCGGCCGCTGCCGCCGTGACCGCGGGCTCCCTCCCCGAGCTGCCCGCCGGCGGCCGTGTCGGTGCCCCGCTGGCGGCGCCCGGCAAGATCGTCTGCATCGGCCTGAACTACCGCGACCACGCCGACGAGACCGGGGCCGCCTACCCGGCCGAACCCGTCGTCTTCATGAAGGACCCGTCGACCATCGTCGGCCCCTTCGACGAGGTGCTCATCCCGCGCGGCTCGACCAAGACCGACTGGGAGGTCGAGCTCGGCGTCGTGATCGGCGAGACCGCCCGGTACCTCGACTCCCCGGCCGACGCCCGCAGGCACATCGCCGGGTACGTGCTCTCGCATGACGTGTCCGAGCGGGAGTTCCAGCTCGAGCGCGGCGGCCAGTGGGACAAGGGCAAGAGCTGCGAGACCTTCAACCCCCTCGGTCCGGTCCTGGTCACCGCCGACGAGGTCGACGACCCGCAGAACCTCGGTCTGCGGCTCTGGGTCGACGGCGTGCAGCGCCAGAACGGCTCGACGGCGAACATGATCTTCGGCATCGACCACGTCATCTGGTACCTCAGCCAGTTCATGGTCCTCCGTCCCGGCGACCTGATCAACACCGGCACCCCCGCCGGTGTCGCCCTCGGCATCCCGGGCAACCCGTACCTCCGCGCCGGATCCACCGTCGCCCTCGAGATCGACGGCCTCGGCCGCGCCGAGCAGACGCTGGTGCAGGCATGA
- a CDS encoding SDR family NAD(P)-dependent oxidoreductase: MSGVFEGLTAIVTGGASGIGASTATALLAAGARVAVLDRATEGAPEGAVLVTADVTDRASVQQAVDAAAEALGGIDIVVNNAGISAVGTVEQNDDEQWARVLDVNVVGMARVSAAALPWLRRSEHAAIVNLCSIAALNGLPDRALYSASKGAVLALTFAMATDHVAEGVRVNAVSPGTVATPFVERMLQGFDDPVAERAALDARQATGRMVSPDEVAQAILYLASPLSASTTGTALEVDGGVTHLRVRR; the protein is encoded by the coding sequence ATGAGCGGCGTCTTCGAGGGGCTGACCGCGATCGTCACGGGAGGCGCATCCGGAATCGGGGCCTCCACCGCGACCGCGCTGCTCGCCGCCGGCGCCCGCGTCGCCGTGCTCGATCGCGCCACCGAGGGAGCGCCCGAGGGAGCCGTGCTCGTCACCGCCGACGTGACCGACCGCGCCTCGGTGCAGCAGGCCGTCGACGCCGCGGCCGAGGCCCTCGGCGGCATCGACATCGTGGTGAACAACGCGGGCATCAGCGCCGTGGGCACCGTGGAGCAGAACGACGACGAGCAGTGGGCCCGCGTGCTCGACGTGAACGTCGTGGGCATGGCCCGCGTCTCGGCCGCCGCGCTGCCGTGGCTCCGCCGCTCCGAGCACGCCGCGATCGTCAACCTCTGCTCGATCGCGGCGCTGAACGGCCTGCCCGACCGCGCGCTCTACTCGGCGTCGAAGGGTGCGGTGCTGGCGCTCACGTTCGCCATGGCCACCGACCATGTGGCCGAGGGCGTGCGCGTCAACGCCGTCAGCCCCGGCACCGTCGCGACCCCGTTCGTCGAGCGGATGCTGCAGGGCTTCGACGACCCGGTCGCCGAGCGCGCGGCCCTCGACGCCCGCCAGGCCACCGGCCGCATGGTCTCGCCCGATGAGGTCGCCCAGGCCATCCTCTACCTCGCGAGCCCGCTCTCGGCCTCCACGACGGGCACGGCCCTCGAGGTCGACGGCGGCGTCACCCACCTCCGCGTCCGCCGCTGA
- the purU gene encoding formyltetrahydrofolate deformylase: MSLPRNHWVLTFVCADLPGIVHAVSGAVVESGGNITESQQFSSSDTGRFFMRLQVESEAGREVFEAALAAVVERYAMDWRLDTVGRPLRTLVLGSTAAHCVNDLLFRRRAGQLPVEIPLVLSNHGALRDLAGFYDVPFESLPVTSPESKAAFERRVLEVVEEHDIELVVLARYMQIVSPELCERLAGRMINIHHSFLPGFKGANPYKQAHARGVKLIGATAHFVTSDLDEGPIIEQNVVRVDHTRTPSELVAIGQDEESRTLTTAVTWFAEHRVLLDGARTIIFR, translated from the coding sequence ATGTCGCTGCCGAGAAACCACTGGGTGCTGACGTTCGTCTGCGCCGACCTCCCCGGGATCGTGCACGCGGTCAGCGGCGCGGTGGTCGAGTCGGGCGGCAACATCACCGAGAGCCAGCAGTTCTCCTCCTCCGACACGGGCCGCTTCTTCATGCGCCTGCAGGTCGAGTCGGAGGCGGGCCGCGAGGTGTTCGAGGCCGCCCTCGCCGCCGTCGTCGAGCGCTACGCGATGGACTGGCGGCTCGACACCGTCGGCCGGCCGCTGCGCACCCTCGTGCTCGGCTCGACGGCGGCGCACTGCGTGAACGACCTGCTGTTCCGGCGCCGTGCGGGGCAGCTGCCCGTCGAGATCCCGCTGGTGCTGTCGAACCACGGCGCGCTCCGCGACCTCGCCGGCTTCTACGACGTGCCGTTCGAGTCGCTGCCGGTCACCTCGCCCGAGTCGAAGGCCGCGTTCGAGCGGCGCGTGCTCGAGGTCGTCGAGGAGCACGACATCGAGCTCGTGGTGCTGGCCCGCTACATGCAGATCGTCTCGCCCGAGCTGTGCGAGCGGCTGGCGGGGCGGATGATCAACATCCACCACTCCTTCCTGCCGGGCTTCAAGGGCGCGAACCCCTACAAGCAGGCGCACGCCCGCGGGGTGAAGCTCATCGGCGCCACCGCGCACTTCGTCACCAGCGACCTCGACGAGGGCCCGATCATCGAGCAGAACGTGGTGCGCGTCGACCACACCCGCACGCCGTCGGAGCTCGTGGCGATAGGGCAGGACGAGGAGAGCCGCACCCTGACCACGGCCGTGACCTGGTTCGCCGAGCACCGCGTGCTCCTCGACGGCGCCCGCACCATCATCTTCCGCTAG
- a CDS encoding MFS transporter, which yields MTTFLPQTGSIPVVKRFPWGGLIVLATAVFLSVTAEMIPTGLLPEMSTSLGVTESQTGLLISFFAFAVVLTSVPLSLLFRRVPRHLLLVGVLVVVAVTSVLASMAPSYEFLVVVRIIGGMAHGVFWGVVGAYSAHLVPKEQIGRAVALTTGGGTLAFVLGVPLATAVGHAFGWRIPFLAVGLLALLGAVLLWFMLPRVDHLKHAVQDARLTDSGRRRRFVWNDSIPAVALVCIFAAVVTVGHYSFYTYIAPFMIDRMGVAEGDVGLLLLVYGVAGALGLIIAGSVFGKRPSTGLLVSLAVTAASVLVLSVFTANPVIAIGSFALWGVVFGIIPTLMATRLMHVADPAIRDAASAFYSTAFNVGIGLGAVVGALFLDTFGLEVLPWVDLVAIVIGASLLLATPMITRRAARS from the coding sequence GTGACCACATTTCTGCCGCAGACCGGGTCGATCCCGGTCGTCAAGCGCTTCCCCTGGGGCGGTCTGATCGTCCTGGCGACCGCCGTCTTCCTCTCGGTCACCGCCGAGATGATCCCGACGGGCCTCCTGCCCGAGATGAGCACGAGCCTCGGCGTCACCGAGTCCCAGACCGGTCTGCTGATCAGCTTCTTCGCCTTCGCGGTCGTGCTCACGAGCGTGCCGCTCAGCCTGCTCTTCCGCCGGGTGCCCCGGCACCTGCTGCTCGTCGGCGTGCTCGTCGTGGTCGCCGTCACCAGCGTTCTGGCCTCGATGGCGCCGAGCTACGAGTTCCTCGTCGTCGTGCGCATCATCGGCGGCATGGCGCACGGCGTGTTCTGGGGCGTCGTCGGCGCCTACTCCGCGCACCTCGTGCCCAAGGAGCAGATCGGCCGCGCGGTCGCCCTCACCACCGGCGGCGGAACCCTCGCGTTCGTGCTCGGCGTGCCGCTGGCCACCGCGGTCGGCCACGCCTTCGGCTGGCGCATCCCGTTCCTCGCCGTGGGCCTCCTGGCGCTCCTCGGTGCCGTGCTGCTTTGGTTCATGCTGCCCCGGGTCGACCACCTGAAGCACGCGGTCCAGGATGCGCGGCTCACCGACTCCGGCCGCCGACGCCGCTTCGTCTGGAACGACAGCATCCCCGCCGTGGCCCTGGTCTGCATCTTCGCCGCCGTCGTCACCGTCGGGCACTACTCCTTCTACACCTACATCGCGCCGTTCATGATCGACCGGATGGGCGTGGCCGAGGGCGACGTCGGCCTGCTGCTGCTCGTCTACGGCGTGGCCGGGGCCCTCGGGCTGATCATCGCCGGCTCCGTCTTCGGCAAGCGGCCGTCGACCGGGCTGCTCGTCTCGCTGGCCGTCACCGCAGCCTCGGTGCTCGTGCTCTCGGTCTTCACCGCGAACCCGGTGATCGCGATCGGCTCCTTCGCGCTCTGGGGCGTCGTCTTCGGCATCATCCCGACGCTCATGGCCACCCGGCTGATGCACGTCGCCGACCCGGCCATCCGCGACGCCGCCAGCGCGTTCTACTCGACGGCCTTCAACGTCGGCATCGGCCTCGGGGCGGTCGTGGGGGCTCTCTTCCTCGACACCTTCGGGCTCGAGGTGCTGCCCTGGGTCGACCTCGTGGCCATCGTGATCGGCGCCTCGCTGCTGCTCGCGACCCCGATGATCACTCGCCGCGCAGCCCGCTCCTGA
- the glyA gene encoding serine hydroxymethyltransferase: protein MSDTFNLPLAEVDPEIAEVLKLELGRQRGTLEMIASENFVPRAVLESQGSVLTNKYAEGYPGRRYYGGCEFVDIAEELAIARAKSLFGAEYANVQPHSGATANAAVLSAIATPGDTILGLELAHGGHLTHGMKLNFSGKLYNAVSYGVDPETFLVDMNVVRDKALEHKPQVIIAGWSAYPRQLDFAAFRAIADEVGAKLWVDMAHFAGLVAAGLHPSPVPFADVVSSTVHKTIGGPRSGFIISRDTELAKKLNSNVFPGQQGGPLMHVIAAKATAFKLAAEPEFKDRQVRTLSGARILAERLIADDTRGAGVDVLTGGTDVHLVLADLRTSELDGQQAEDILHEVGITVNRNSVPFDPRPPMVTSGLRIGTPALATRGFGDVEFTEVADIIATALKPEPDVESLRARVLTLTDGFPLYPGLEQW, encoded by the coding sequence ATGTCCGACACCTTCAACCTGCCCCTGGCCGAGGTCGATCCCGAGATCGCCGAGGTGCTGAAGCTCGAGCTCGGCCGCCAGCGCGGCACCCTCGAGATGATCGCCTCCGAGAACTTCGTGCCCCGCGCCGTGCTCGAGTCGCAGGGCTCGGTGCTCACCAACAAGTACGCCGAGGGGTACCCCGGCCGCCGCTACTACGGGGGCTGCGAGTTCGTCGACATCGCCGAGGAGCTGGCCATCGCCCGCGCCAAGTCGCTGTTCGGCGCCGAGTACGCCAACGTGCAGCCCCACTCCGGTGCCACCGCCAACGCGGCGGTGCTCTCGGCCATCGCGACCCCGGGCGACACCATCCTCGGTCTCGAGCTCGCGCACGGCGGCCACCTCACCCACGGCATGAAGCTCAACTTCTCGGGCAAGCTCTACAACGCCGTCTCCTACGGCGTCGACCCCGAGACCTTCCTCGTCGACATGAACGTGGTGCGCGACAAGGCCCTCGAGCACAAGCCGCAGGTCATCATCGCCGGCTGGTCGGCCTACCCCCGCCAGCTCGACTTCGCGGCCTTCCGCGCCATCGCCGACGAGGTGGGCGCGAAGCTCTGGGTCGACATGGCGCACTTCGCCGGCCTCGTGGCCGCGGGCCTGCACCCCTCGCCCGTGCCCTTCGCCGACGTCGTCTCGTCGACCGTGCACAAGACCATCGGCGGCCCCCGCTCCGGCTTCATCATCAGCCGCGACACCGAGCTGGCGAAGAAGCTGAACTCGAACGTCTTCCCGGGCCAGCAGGGCGGCCCGCTGATGCACGTCATCGCCGCCAAGGCCACCGCGTTCAAGCTCGCGGCCGAGCCGGAGTTCAAAGATCGTCAGGTGCGCACCCTCAGCGGCGCGCGCATCCTGGCCGAGCGCCTCATCGCCGACGACACCCGCGGCGCCGGCGTCGACGTGCTCACCGGGGGCACCGACGTGCACCTCGTGCTCGCCGACCTCCGCACCTCGGAGCTCGACGGCCAGCAGGCCGAGGACATCCTGCACGAGGTGGGCATCACCGTGAACCGCAACTCGGTGCCCTTCGACCCGCGCCCGCCGATGGTCACCTCCGGCCTCCGCATCGGCACGCCCGCCCTTGCCACCCGCGGCTTCGGCGACGTCGAGTTCACCGAGGTGGCCGACATCATCGCCACCGCGCTGAAGCCCGAGCCCGACGTCGAATCGCTGCGTGCCCGCGTGCTCACGCTGACCGACGGCTTCCCGCTCTACCCGGGCCTCGAGCAGTGGTAG
- a CDS encoding bifunctional methylenetetrahydrofolate dehydrogenase/methenyltetrahydrofolate cyclohydrolase encodes MVAERLDGVATATALKDEIRARVDALRSRGIHPGLGTLLVGSDPGSISYVAGKHRDCAEVGIESVRVDLPDTATEADVRAAIEQLNGDDSVTGYIVQLPLPNGIDENAMLELIDPAKDADGLHPTNLGRLVLGVGGELDSPLPCTPAGIVEMLGRYDVPLAGRHVVVVGRGLTVGRPLGLLLTRKGVDATVTLTHSRTTDLAAEVRRADVVVAAVGVPGLIQPDWVKPGAAVLDVGITRVVNEETGKARLIGDVDPGVASVAGYLSPVPGGVGPMTRAMLLANVIDEAERRAR; translated from the coding sequence GTGGTAGCCGAGCGCCTCGACGGGGTCGCCACCGCGACCGCGTTGAAGGACGAGATCCGCGCGCGGGTCGACGCCCTGCGCTCCCGCGGCATCCACCCGGGGCTCGGCACGCTGCTCGTCGGCTCCGACCCCGGGTCGATCTCCTACGTCGCCGGCAAGCACCGCGACTGCGCCGAGGTCGGCATCGAGTCGGTGCGGGTCGACCTGCCCGACACGGCGACCGAGGCCGACGTGCGGGCGGCCATCGAGCAGCTGAACGGCGACGACTCCGTCACGGGCTACATCGTGCAGCTGCCGCTGCCGAACGGCATCGACGAGAACGCGATGCTCGAGCTGATCGATCCCGCGAAGGACGCCGACGGCCTGCACCCCACCAACCTCGGCCGCCTGGTGCTCGGTGTCGGCGGCGAGCTCGACTCGCCGCTGCCCTGCACCCCGGCCGGCATCGTCGAGATGCTCGGCCGCTACGATGTGCCGCTGGCGGGCAGGCACGTCGTGGTCGTCGGCCGCGGCCTCACGGTCGGGCGTCCGCTCGGTCTGCTGCTGACGCGCAAGGGCGTCGACGCCACCGTCACCCTCACCCACTCGCGCACCACCGACCTGGCCGCCGAGGTGCGGCGGGCGGATGTGGTGGTCGCCGCCGTGGGCGTGCCCGGTCTCATCCAGCCCGACTGGGTGAAGCCCGGCGCCGCCGTTCTCGACGTGGGTATCACGCGCGTGGTGAACGAGGAGACGGGCAAGGCGCGACTGATCGGCGACGTCGACCCCGGTGTCGCGTCGGTGGCGGGCTACCTCTCGCCGGTTCCCGGCGGGGTCGGGCCGATGACGCGGGCGATGCTGCTGGCCAACGTGATCGACGAGGCGGAGCGCCGGGCGCGCTGA
- a CDS encoding aldose 1-epimerase family protein, which produces MRAPTGDQYRLELEAEGRRVVAVVTEVAAGIRSLSIDGVDLVEPFAESVIPPGGAGIVLVPWPNRVAGGRWTLDGEPQQLDLTEPKAGNAIHGLLRNTAYRVLEQEPHRVLQAATVHPQHGYPFLVDTTVEHRLTDDGLTVTHTLSNASASAAPVAVGAHPYLRVGDVPVEELTLTVDASTRFVTDDAQIPVSEEPVAGTAYDLTAGRRIGDLTMDQGYGGVRVTDGRSRHRVEAPDGRAVELWADASFGYAQVFTPPAFASIDGPRRAVAIEPMTAPANALNSGQGLRWLAPGERWELSWGIRSA; this is translated from the coding sequence ATGCGCGCACCCACCGGAGACCAGTACCGCCTCGAGCTCGAGGCCGAGGGGCGCCGGGTGGTCGCCGTCGTCACCGAGGTGGCGGCGGGCATCCGCTCGCTCTCGATCGACGGCGTCGACCTCGTCGAGCCGTTCGCCGAATCGGTCATCCCGCCGGGCGGCGCCGGCATCGTGCTCGTTCCGTGGCCGAACCGGGTCGCGGGCGGGCGGTGGACGCTCGACGGAGAGCCGCAGCAGCTCGACCTGACGGAGCCGAAGGCGGGCAACGCCATCCACGGACTGCTGCGGAACACCGCGTACCGCGTGCTCGAGCAGGAGCCGCACCGGGTGCTGCAGGCGGCGACCGTGCACCCGCAGCACGGCTACCCGTTCCTCGTCGACACGACCGTCGAGCACCGGCTGACCGACGACGGTCTGACGGTGACGCACACGCTCTCGAACGCCTCGGCGTCGGCGGCGCCCGTGGCAGTGGGCGCGCATCCTTATCTCAGGGTCGGCGACGTGCCCGTCGAGGAACTGACCCTCACCGTCGACGCGAGCACCCGGTTCGTCACCGACGACGCGCAGATCCCCGTGTCGGAGGAGCCCGTCGCCGGCACCGCGTACGACCTGACGGCCGGGCGACGCATCGGCGACCTCACCATGGACCAGGGCTACGGCGGGGTGCGGGTGACGGATGGCCGGAGCCGGCACCGGGTCGAGGCCCCCGACGGCCGTGCGGTCGAGCTCTGGGCCGACGCCTCCTTCGGCTACGCGCAGGTGTTCACCCCGCCCGCCTTCGCGTCGATCGACGGGCCGCGGCGGGCCGTCGCGATCGAGCCGATGACCGCACCGGCGAACGCGCTGAACAGCGGGCAGGGGCTGCGCTGGCTGGCGCCGGGGGAGCGCTGGGAGCTCAGCTGGGGCATCCGTTCAGCCTGA
- a CDS encoding DUF4436 family protein, producing MTELSPRPRRRRWLTAVVAVVAVIVYAVVVLLYAGGLRASSNECETVIDGADGVTVLLQPAAVHAAEQRLEFQVTLDPSDNFLSLDGYTAKQGISLLTFPVDGSLVQSFAEGEALASSTQSDYAAGVVEEWPFDSYEADLTTYAFTGSGADELALPTRVCLHDSVPGWQLEMHKIDDPDKKVNTAQGKVTLPIVVITATRSASTVAFGIVLLGLMAVVPVLVLFVAISAYTGRRKVEATLTSWIGAMIFATIPLRNFLPGSPPVGSWIDYLVVLWVIVGLVTGLAIYILAWNRWGTRASPRSLHDAEQSQH from the coding sequence ATGACTGAGCTGAGCCCCCGGCCGCGACGGCGGCGGTGGCTGACGGCGGTCGTCGCGGTGGTCGCCGTCATCGTCTACGCCGTGGTGGTGCTGCTCTATGCCGGGGGGCTGCGGGCGTCGAGTAACGAGTGCGAGACGGTCATCGACGGAGCCGACGGGGTGACCGTGCTGCTGCAGCCGGCGGCCGTGCACGCGGCCGAGCAGCGGCTCGAGTTCCAGGTGACCCTCGACCCCTCCGACAACTTCCTGTCGCTGGACGGCTACACGGCGAAGCAGGGCATCAGCCTCCTGACGTTCCCGGTCGACGGCAGCCTGGTGCAGTCGTTCGCCGAGGGAGAGGCGCTGGCGAGCTCGACCCAGTCGGACTACGCGGCGGGGGTCGTCGAGGAGTGGCCGTTCGACAGCTACGAGGCCGACCTCACCACCTACGCGTTCACCGGCTCGGGTGCCGACGAGCTGGCGCTGCCCACCAGGGTCTGCCTGCACGACTCGGTGCCGGGGTGGCAGCTGGAGATGCACAAGATCGACGACCCGGACAAGAAGGTCAACACTGCGCAGGGCAAGGTCACGTTGCCGATCGTCGTCATCACCGCCACCCGCTCCGCCAGCACCGTGGCGTTCGGCATCGTGCTGCTCGGTTTGATGGCCGTCGTGCCGGTGCTGGTGCTCTTCGTGGCGATCAGCGCCTACACCGGCCGTCGCAAGGTCGAGGCCACCCTCACCAGCTGGATCGGCGCGATGATCTTCGCCACGATCCCGCTCCGCAACTTCCTGCCCGGCTCGCCGCCGGTCGGCTCGTGGATCGACTACCTCGTCGTGCTGTGGGTGATCGTCGGCCTCGTCACCGGCCTCGCGATCTACATCCTCGCCTGGAACCGGTGGGGCACGCGGGCCTCGCCTCGCTCACTGCACGACGCCGAGCAGTCCCAGCACTAG